In Halobaculum rubrum, the following are encoded in one genomic region:
- a CDS encoding NAD(P)/FAD-dependent oxidoreductase, translating into MTDVVIVGGGPAGLTAALFAQKNGLEATVLDTDGTWMHKAHLFNYPGIGSIDGSAYMETIRRQVDSFGADRLQGTEATDVQQTDDGFRVDTDGDGVEGRYLVLATGANRDLAESLGCAFDGDIVDVDVTMETSVGGAYATGAMVRAEEWQAVISAGDGAAAALNILSEEKGEHYHDFDVPSDADAVFGGMADEE; encoded by the coding sequence GTGACTGACGTTGTTATCGTCGGCGGCGGCCCCGCCGGCCTGACTGCGGCACTGTTCGCACAAAAGAACGGACTCGAGGCCACTGTCCTCGACACGGACGGGACGTGGATGCACAAGGCTCACCTGTTCAACTACCCCGGGATCGGCTCGATCGACGGTTCTGCTTACATGGAGACGATTCGACGGCAGGTCGACTCGTTCGGGGCCGATCGGCTTCAGGGCACTGAAGCGACTGACGTCCAGCAAACCGACGACGGCTTCCGCGTCGACACCGACGGAGACGGCGTTGAGGGACGTTACCTCGTGCTCGCGACGGGTGCCAACCGTGACCTCGCCGAGTCGCTCGGCTGCGCGTTCGATGGCGACATCGTCGACGTCGACGTAACCATGGAAACGAGCGTCGGCGGAGCCTACGCGACGGGTGCGATGGTCCGTGCCGAAGAGTGGCAGGCGGTCATCTCGGCCGGCGACGGTGCCGCCGCGGCACTCAACATCCTCTCCGAGGAGAAGGGTGAACACTACCACGACTTTGACGTCCCGAGCGACGCGGACGCCGTCTTCGGCGGTATGGCCGACGAGGAGTAG
- a CDS encoding TOBE domain-containing protein has protein sequence MAYSQLLRIVPSASTMASFTNEFVGGFVGSPSMNVLDAVVDTTESGVTLRGASTDFAYDLSPVFSDVLEGVEEVRMGIRPEDVRVADAGDPSIATTVDVVEPIGSDNYLYLDLGPEFIARVNSGITPDAGAGIEITFDERDVHLFDPRTGESLTHGVAVAGSDASTPAEAEPTAD, from the coding sequence ATGGCCTACTCCCAGTTGCTCCGGATCGTCCCTTCGGCCTCGACCATGGCGTCCTTCACCAACGAGTTCGTCGGCGGCTTCGTCGGCTCGCCGTCGATGAACGTGCTCGACGCCGTCGTCGACACCACCGAGTCCGGCGTCACGCTCCGTGGAGCTTCCACCGACTTCGCCTACGACCTCTCCCCGGTGTTTTCGGACGTCCTCGAGGGCGTCGAAGAGGTTCGCATGGGTATCCGTCCGGAGGACGTCCGCGTCGCGGACGCCGGCGACCCAAGCATCGCCACGACCGTCGACGTGGTCGAGCCGATCGGCTCCGACAACTACCTCTACCTCGATCTGGGACCGGAGTTCATCGCCCGCGTGAACAGCGGGATCACGCCCGACGCGGGCGCGGGGATCGAGATCACGTTCGACGAGAGGGACGTCCACCTCTTCGACCCGCGGACGGGGGAGTCGCTCACACACGGTGTCGCCGTCGCGGGCTCGGATGCCAGCACTCCCGCCGAGGCCGAGCCGACGGCGGACTGA
- a CDS encoding helix-turn-helix domain-containing protein produces the protein MTGTHETQSTTESTENRTTTPEASTDSSPPESERFADLPPSAKLVHFVLNRDDERTQTQLVEETALSARTVRTALGRLENAGLVSESICLRDARKRVYALTDDGVRAGDATEVEMEV, from the coding sequence ATGACTGGAACCCACGAGACGCAATCGACGACCGAATCGACCGAGAACCGAACGACGACGCCGGAGGCGAGTACTGACAGTTCTCCTCCAGAGTCCGAACGCTTCGCGGATCTCCCGCCGAGTGCGAAGCTCGTTCACTTCGTTCTCAACCGCGACGATGAACGGACCCAAACGCAGCTCGTCGAGGAAACCGCACTGTCGGCACGGACCGTTCGAACGGCACTCGGTCGCCTCGAAAACGCGGGGTTGGTGAGCGAGTCGATCTGTCTGCGCGATGCGCGAAAGCGCGTGTACGCTCTGACCGACGACGGGGTGAGAGCCGGCGACGCGACGGAAGTCGAAATGGAGGTGTGA
- a CDS encoding lactate utilization protein, translated as MSQQKSDYADDTDIEATLDDLPDEETIEETADSLRENGFEVVVVDSADEALEAIQSQIPAGASVMNGHSTTLEEVGFAEYLSEGDHEWESLPDEIWGIDDDEERQAARRESQTADYFLGGINAIARTGELVAADRSGSRIGAYPFAAGNVLIVSGVNKIVASLDDALDRLESVAYPLENERAKEAYGVESAIAKQLIFRQELEEGRTTVVLVREQLGY; from the coding sequence ATGTCTCAACAAAAATCCGACTACGCAGACGACACCGACATCGAGGCGACGCTCGACGACCTCCCGGACGAGGAGACGATCGAGGAAACGGCCGACAGCCTCCGAGAAAACGGGTTCGAGGTCGTCGTCGTCGATTCGGCCGACGAGGCCCTCGAGGCGATCCAGTCACAGATCCCGGCCGGCGCCTCGGTGATGAACGGTCACTCGACGACGCTCGAGGAGGTCGGCTTCGCCGAGTACCTCTCGGAGGGCGACCACGAGTGGGAGAGCCTCCCGGACGAGATCTGGGGGATCGACGACGACGAGGAGCGGCAGGCCGCGCGACGGGAGTCCCAGACGGCCGACTACTTCCTGGGCGGAATCAACGCCATCGCCCGGACCGGCGAACTCGTCGCGGCCGACCGCTCCGGCAGCCGGATCGGCGCGTACCCGTTCGCCGCGGGGAACGTCCTCATCGTCAGCGGCGTCAACAAGATCGTGGCGTCGCTCGATGACGCGCTCGACCGATTGGAGTCCGTCGCGTACCCGCTGGAGAACGAACGCGCCAAGGAGGCGTACGGCGTCGAGTCCGCGATCGCCAAGCAGCTCATCTTCCGGCAGGAACTCGAGGAGGGTCGGACGACCGTGGTGCTCGTCCGCGAGCAGCTCGGGTACTGA
- a CDS encoding carbohydrate ABC transporter permease → MSTTSRIADRAAAIPAIEREDVALLLVLPGLFIFAAFMFFPMLYLLGISFTNARPSNLFAGGGLLTFGEATFVGLQNYAAVLSDGKFWNSLGTTWLFVATSLVLKIGLGLGVALVVTNQRVRGARFLRSLLIVPMGLPAIFTITIWRGIFSSAQFGLANQLLSWLGAGTVAWLNERWAAFFAYNVTEMWLAYPFMVIITVSALQDVPKELHEAAMVDGAGYFARFFHVTLPSVKRPVLFASILTAAASFQQFLIPYAFNEGGPARLNELIIVYGYREAFQFSQYGQGAAIMLVAVAFIGAFMWLNVKKGRLADGVDDA, encoded by the coding sequence ATGAGCACCACAAGCCGAATCGCCGACCGGGCGGCCGCGATCCCGGCCATCGAACGCGAGGACGTAGCGCTGCTCCTCGTCCTTCCGGGGCTGTTCATCTTCGCGGCGTTCATGTTCTTCCCGATGCTGTACCTGCTCGGGATATCGTTCACGAACGCCCGGCCCTCGAATCTCTTCGCCGGCGGTGGGCTTCTCACGTTCGGCGAGGCGACGTTCGTCGGGCTACAGAACTACGCGGCCGTGCTCTCGGACGGGAAGTTCTGGAACTCCCTCGGGACGACGTGGCTGTTCGTCGCCACGAGCCTCGTGTTGAAGATCGGGCTCGGGCTCGGCGTGGCGCTCGTTGTCACGAACCAGCGGGTTCGTGGGGCGCGGTTCCTCCGGTCGCTGCTCATCGTTCCGATGGGGCTCCCGGCGATCTTCACGATCACCATCTGGCGCGGGATATTTAGCTCGGCGCAGTTCGGGCTCGCGAATCAGCTGCTGAGCTGGCTCGGCGCCGGCACCGTCGCGTGGCTCAACGAACGATGGGCGGCCTTCTTCGCGTACAACGTCACCGAGATGTGGCTTGCGTATCCGTTCATGGTGATCATCACCGTGAGCGCGCTGCAGGACGTGCCGAAGGAGCTCCACGAGGCGGCGATGGTCGACGGCGCGGGCTACTTCGCGCGTTTCTTCCACGTGACGCTGCCGAGCGTGAAGCGGCCGGTACTGTTCGCGTCGATCCTGACCGCTGCGGCGTCGTTCCAGCAGTTCCTCATTCCGTACGCGTTCAACGAGGGCGGCCCCGCGCGACTGAACGAACTGATCATCGTTTACGGCTACCGCGAGGCGTTCCAGTTCAGCCAGTACGGGCAAGGCGCCGCGATCATGCTCGTCGCCGTCGCGTTCATCGGCGCGTTCATGTGGCTGAACGTGAAGAAGGGCCGACTCGCCGACGGGGTGGACGACGCGTGA
- a CDS encoding sugar ABC transporter permease: MSLVSLVAEKIADDVRNVANTPRELAVEARYAVKAYRRGELSALQLGRTAGATAFAVLLVALLLFPIYWIAMSAISGTGGSVYAAGGFSFFPENPSVQPFVWVLGDLIVPPLAISLNVPFSELAIVFNTPEIVFLDASDHGVDNPSDFKQYFLNSVIVSVPTLILAMCVIVPAAYALSRREFIMRRKVLFGYVLFTQVGGGLGIASLIALYAMFVQVGLNNNRLALAAYYAATAVPFNTWLLKTYMDGIPVSYEEAALVDGAPPWRVVTEVILPLSAAGLATVTIFTFLTGWMEFVVAQTMLSADKFTLPVGLFALIDEYSIPWARFSAFALTFASPVMLVYLFAQRYIEGGLSFSGMEG, from the coding sequence GTGAGTCTCGTCTCGCTCGTCGCCGAGAAGATCGCCGACGACGTTCGCAACGTCGCGAACACGCCGCGCGAACTCGCCGTCGAAGCCCGCTACGCCGTCAAGGCGTATCGCCGGGGAGAACTCTCGGCGCTCCAACTCGGGCGGACCGCGGGAGCGACGGCGTTCGCGGTACTCCTCGTCGCGCTCCTGTTGTTCCCCATCTACTGGATCGCGATGTCGGCCATCTCCGGCACCGGCGGCAGCGTCTACGCCGCCGGCGGGTTCAGTTTCTTCCCCGAGAACCCCTCGGTACAGCCGTTCGTGTGGGTTCTGGGGGACCTGATCGTGCCGCCGTTGGCTATCTCGCTGAACGTCCCGTTCTCGGAACTGGCGATCGTGTTCAACACGCCCGAGATCGTGTTTCTCGACGCCAGCGACCACGGCGTCGACAACCCCTCGGACTTCAAGCAGTACTTCCTGAACAGCGTCATCGTGTCGGTGCCGACGCTCATCCTCGCGATGTGCGTCATCGTCCCGGCCGCGTACGCGCTGTCGCGCCGGGAGTTCATCATGCGCCGGAAGGTGCTGTTCGGATACGTGCTGTTCACCCAGGTGGGCGGCGGCCTCGGGATCGCCTCGCTCATCGCCCTGTACGCGATGTTCGTGCAGGTGGGGCTGAACAACAACCGGCTCGCGCTCGCCGCCTACTACGCGGCGACGGCGGTGCCGTTCAACACGTGGCTGCTGAAGACGTACATGGACGGGATCCCCGTCAGCTACGAGGAGGCTGCCCTCGTCGACGGCGCGCCGCCGTGGCGCGTCGTCACGGAGGTCATCCTGCCGCTGTCGGCGGCCGGACTGGCGACGGTCACGATCTTCACCTTCCTCACCGGATGGATGGAGTTCGTCGTCGCGCAGACGATGCTGTCGGCGGACAAGTTCACGCTGCCTGTCGGGCTGTTCGCCCTGATCGACGAGTACTCGATCCCGTGGGCGCGCTTCTCGGCGTTCGCGCTCACGTTCGCGTCGCCCGTCATGCTCGTGTACCTCTTCGCTCAACGGTACATCGAGGGCGGACTCTCCTTCTCCGGGATGGAGGGCTAG
- a CDS encoding TRAM domain-containing protein translates to MEISEDLRCVFSAEVERRDGTYVIEVPEREVELDTLHSDRVYRVALLGRHEADEETATAETAQLSTDAGRNGSDSSAATETGRSDPVDTASSPRSNAEQSGDSSDNTAGTAGTTEPEPPVDRGDEVTVDIEGIGDQGDGIARVDRGYVIIVPDTEKGERVKIRVTSVKQNVAFAEVVERVERHHYE, encoded by the coding sequence ATGGAGATATCAGAGGATCTACGCTGTGTATTCAGTGCCGAGGTGGAACGACGGGACGGGACATACGTGATCGAAGTGCCGGAACGGGAAGTCGAACTGGACACGCTTCACTCCGACCGCGTGTATCGCGTCGCACTTCTCGGACGACACGAGGCGGACGAGGAGACAGCTACTGCCGAAACTGCACAACTGTCGACCGATGCCGGACGGAACGGGAGCGATAGCTCGGCGGCGACGGAAACTGGCCGATCGGATCCCGTAGATACCGCGTCGTCACCTCGAAGCAACGCCGAACAGTCGGGAGACTCCTCCGACAACACGGCCGGTACAGCCGGAACAACCGAGCCGGAACCACCGGTCGATCGGGGTGACGAGGTAACCGTCGACATCGAGGGAATCGGTGACCAGGGCGACGGGATCGCCCGTGTCGACCGCGGGTACGTGATCATCGTCCCCGACACGGAGAAGGGCGAGCGGGTCAAGATCAGAGTCACGAGCGTAAAACAGAACGTGGCGTTCGCGGAGGTCGTCGAACGCGTTGAACGGCACCATTACGAGTAG
- a CDS encoding alpha-amylase family glycosyl hydrolase produces the protein MTEPADAGARDGGRPLTDPDDPTHHPGPPRTTSVGESIELAPRNLDAVVDVGPDGAATEHDGHGRFSWAIADVPTDSDASLEPGDTPGTDAGDDSAIVHFAPDVPGTYRLELTAPDGVHTQTVRAYPDERADATLRVPKADFDVPTARVSPDRVSVAGPFNDWSVAQLRPSDDGEVLTLDVRLPPGEHSYSFALDDRLAEGVMGEHVVPGPGRPRLHLDAAVEGEEVVVTADAEAAPAGPDPDSTPAGEPPDVEWLFDGRDDLSADREAVTLDGDTLRVDRSAVPADGVARVHAVPVADRHGVMDTVELSAADAGSDVDDAATAVRPNDPPAWAASPTVYEVFVRSFAGETPDTTFREIERRVPYIDSLHVDVLWLTPVLQSPTTHGYHITDFSRTADDLGTREAFESLVETCHDHDIRVVFDLVINHTSRDHPAFQLHSAGVDAFAEQYPRRPAAENPSDVEWAGEGTPSFRFNWERIPDVNYDSPTVRAWMLSVVDEWADVVDGFRCDVAWGVPHGFWKEVAERLRRRTPEFLLLDETIPRDPFMHEAEFDMHYDTTLYDTLRSVGSGDADADAVLDAVDASAVQGFPRAAVQMRYVENHDEDRYRAECGTEALRAAAAATFTLPGAPMVYYGQERGMTDYRGEMRWHDGDSELTDYHRRLAAARREHDALRTGSVTRIGYAVHGGADGAGIGSGGGLGIVGGSDGGGGGTAGAGAVTAYVRESGDERLAVVINFGAGEATVELAEPVDSTDLLTGHEVGAESDTGDSTRSVRVGDAVVCRLR, from the coding sequence ATGACCGAACCCGCGGACGCCGGCGCACGCGACGGGGGTCGTCCGCTCACCGATCCCGACGATCCGACGCATCACCCCGGACCGCCGCGCACGACCAGCGTGGGCGAGTCGATCGAACTCGCGCCGCGGAACCTCGACGCCGTCGTCGACGTGGGTCCGGACGGCGCGGCGACCGAGCACGACGGGCACGGCCGGTTCTCGTGGGCTATCGCCGACGTGCCGACCGACAGCGACGCGTCGCTCGAACCCGGTGACACGCCCGGTACCGACGCCGGCGATGACAGCGCTATCGTCCACTTCGCGCCGGACGTTCCCGGCACGTACCGGCTCGAGTTGACCGCCCCCGACGGCGTCCACACACAGACGGTCCGCGCGTACCCGGACGAGCGCGCGGACGCGACGCTGCGCGTCCCGAAGGCGGACTTCGACGTGCCGACGGCGCGGGTGAGTCCCGACCGAGTCTCCGTGGCCGGGCCGTTCAACGACTGGAGCGTCGCGCAGCTGCGGCCGTCCGACGACGGCGAGGTCCTGACGCTCGACGTACGCCTCCCGCCCGGAGAACACAGCTACTCGTTCGCGCTCGACGACCGCCTCGCGGAGGGCGTGATGGGCGAACACGTCGTCCCCGGTCCCGGCCGCCCCAGACTCCACCTCGATGCCGCGGTCGAGGGCGAGGAGGTCGTCGTCACGGCGGACGCGGAGGCGGCGCCCGCGGGTCCGGACCCCGACTCGACCCCGGCGGGCGAGCCGCCGGACGTCGAGTGGCTGTTCGACGGCCGTGACGACCTCTCGGCGGATCGCGAGGCGGTCACGCTCGACGGCGACACGCTGCGCGTGGACCGGAGTGCGGTCCCCGCCGACGGCGTCGCGCGGGTCCACGCGGTTCCCGTGGCCGACCGCCACGGCGTGATGGACACCGTCGAACTCTCCGCTGCGGACGCCGGATCGGACGTGGACGACGCGGCGACGGCGGTCCGCCCGAACGACCCGCCCGCGTGGGCGGCGTCGCCGACGGTCTACGAGGTGTTCGTCCGGTCGTTCGCGGGCGAGACGCCCGACACGACGTTCCGGGAGATCGAGCGACGCGTCCCCTACATCGATTCCCTTCACGTCGACGTGCTGTGGCTCACCCCGGTGTTGCAGAGCCCGACGACACACGGCTATCACATCACCGATTTCTCGCGGACGGCCGACGACCTGGGTACGCGCGAGGCGTTCGAGTCGCTGGTCGAGACGTGCCACGACCACGACATTCGCGTCGTGTTCGACCTCGTGATAAACCACACCTCGCGGGATCACCCCGCGTTCCAACTGCACTCGGCCGGCGTGGACGCGTTCGCCGAGCAGTACCCTCGCCGCCCGGCCGCCGAGAACCCCTCCGACGTGGAGTGGGCCGGGGAGGGAACGCCCTCGTTCCGCTTCAACTGGGAGCGCATCCCCGACGTGAACTACGACTCGCCGACCGTCCGCGCGTGGATGCTGTCTGTCGTCGACGAGTGGGCCGACGTGGTCGACGGCTTCCGCTGTGACGTGGCGTGGGGCGTCCCGCACGGCTTCTGGAAGGAAGTTGCCGAGCGGCTCCGCCGGCGCACCCCCGAGTTCCTCCTGCTCGACGAGACGATCCCGCGGGACCCGTTCATGCACGAGGCGGAGTTCGACATGCACTACGACACGACGCTGTACGACACCCTCCGCAGCGTCGGCTCGGGCGACGCCGACGCGGACGCCGTCCTCGATGCGGTCGACGCCTCCGCGGTGCAGGGGTTCCCCCGCGCGGCCGTTCAGATGCGATACGTCGAGAACCACGACGAGGACCGCTATCGCGCGGAGTGTGGGACCGAGGCGCTCCGGGCGGCAGCGGCGGCGACGTTCACGCTCCCGGGTGCTCCGATGGTGTACTACGGGCAAGAGCGGGGCATGACCGACTACCGCGGCGAGATGCGCTGGCACGACGGGGACTCCGAGCTCACCGACTACCACCGCAGGCTGGCGGCCGCTCGCCGTGAGCACGACGCGCTTCGTACCGGTTCGGTCACCCGGATCGGCTATGCGGTTCACGGCGGAGCCGACGGTGCCGGGATCGGGAGCGGCGGCGGCCTCGGGATCGTCGGCGGAAGCGACGGCGGGGGAGGCGGAACCGCCGGCGCCGGCGCGGTCACCGCGTACGTTCGCGAGTCGGGCGACGAGCGACTGGCAGTCGTGATCAACTTCGGCGCCGGGGAGGCGACCGTCGAACTCGCGGAGCCGGTTGATTCGACCGACCTCCTGACGGGACACGAGGTAGGCGCCGAGAGCGATACCGGCGACTCGACGCGTTCGGTCCGCGTCGGCGACGCGGTCGTGTGTCGGCTCCGCTGA
- a CDS encoding glucan 1,4-alpha-glucosidase, giving the protein MRLRDALDDHKRNRDHPTRFPGERRTTAGLFSGAGGRLLHVAPDGTLRDFGYPLSGRSGLADSRFALRIDDPPAELDPDDAVRRTDDGTAVIELRDGDQSYHEATALVETDYETPVGRVRRLDLAVETDAGEAHVTRVAFDDADRAAPLDASLLVGCTFAPEGRDARVGQLHHARAIEVFHDRERDFLAAADLHVIGGGLPAGPDAVLDPEPHERGADALGDRREEDHLGGHVVASTGFDDGVAAVVTLLTDREETDRGAALDAVDDLLADAADAQALRDLAAAGSAAVSSQSGVPRPDAAVDDLRVLSLLSAPTGMRMAGPDFDPHYVHSGGYGYTWFRDDAEISGFLLGADTRFDLGLEDWHRRSARSYLDTQLPDGTWPHRVWPRNGALAPGWANARMEAGDDVEYQADQTASVVAFLARLLDRLPEDDPLAEEVTAAIDGGLDGLIASLGDDSRPIACQNAWEDAGGRFTHTAARFLDAFSAVAALDPTRFERAVEATDRAALLYDALDDLWVPDRGAFAVREHDDGTLDRRLDSATFALADAHRAYAAIGEVDGVRLDRLVSHVEATINGLLHDPDASDVVGLVRYEGDGWRQRGQDHEKIWTVSTAWGANAAAEVAALLAEAGDARAAEFTRRSCELLDFVGPDGPLTVSGGFLPEQFFDDGTPDSATPLGWPHAIRLASTALLDDLGAFADGDEDPVPADD; this is encoded by the coding sequence ATGCGACTCCGTGACGCACTCGACGACCACAAACGGAACCGGGATCACCCGACCCGGTTCCCCGGCGAGCGCCGCACCACCGCCGGGCTGTTCTCGGGAGCTGGCGGTCGCCTGCTCCACGTCGCCCCCGACGGCACGCTGCGCGACTTCGGCTACCCGCTCTCCGGTCGCTCCGGCCTGGCCGACTCCCGGTTCGCGCTGCGGATCGACGACCCGCCCGCTGAACTCGACCCGGACGACGCGGTCCGCCGTACCGACGACGGGACCGCCGTGATCGAACTTCGCGACGGCGACCAGTCGTATCACGAGGCGACCGCACTGGTCGAAACCGACTACGAAACGCCGGTCGGTCGCGTCCGTCGGCTCGATCTCGCGGTCGAGACCGACGCGGGCGAGGCCCACGTGACGCGCGTCGCGTTCGACGACGCCGACCGCGCGGCCCCCCTCGACGCGTCGCTGCTCGTCGGCTGTACGTTCGCGCCCGAGGGCCGCGACGCGCGGGTCGGCCAGCTCCACCACGCTCGCGCGATAGAGGTGTTCCACGACCGCGAGCGCGACTTCCTCGCGGCCGCCGACCTCCACGTTATCGGCGGCGGACTCCCGGCCGGCCCCGACGCCGTGCTCGACCCCGAACCTCACGAACGCGGCGCCGACGCGCTCGGCGACCGACGCGAGGAGGACCACCTCGGCGGCCACGTCGTCGCCTCGACGGGGTTCGACGACGGCGTCGCTGCGGTCGTAACCCTGCTCACCGACCGCGAGGAGACCGATCGCGGGGCCGCGCTCGACGCCGTCGACGACCTGCTCGCCGACGCCGCCGACGCGCAGGCGCTGCGCGATCTCGCCGCCGCCGGTAGCGCCGCCGTGTCGTCCCAATCAGGGGTACCGCGGCCCGACGCCGCCGTCGACGACCTCCGCGTGCTGTCGCTGTTGTCCGCGCCGACCGGGATGCGGATGGCCGGGCCGGACTTCGACCCGCACTACGTCCACTCGGGCGGGTACGGCTACACCTGGTTCCGCGACGACGCGGAGATATCGGGGTTCCTGCTTGGCGCCGACACGAGATTCGACCTGGGTCTCGAGGACTGGCACCGCCGCAGCGCGCGCTCGTATCTCGACACCCAGCTCCCGGACGGGACCTGGCCCCACCGCGTGTGGCCCCGCAACGGCGCGCTCGCGCCGGGGTGGGCGAACGCCAGGATGGAGGCCGGGGACGACGTCGAGTATCAGGCCGATCAGACCGCGAGCGTCGTCGCGTTCCTCGCGCGGCTGCTCGACCGGCTGCCGGAGGACGATCCGCTCGCCGAGGAGGTCACCGCCGCGATCGACGGCGGCCTCGACGGACTGATCGCGTCGCTTGGCGACGACAGTCGCCCGATCGCGTGCCAGAACGCCTGGGAGGACGCCGGCGGCCGGTTCACCCACACCGCCGCGAGATTCCTCGACGCGTTCTCGGCGGTCGCCGCGCTCGATCCGACGCGGTTCGAGCGGGCAGTCGAGGCGACCGACCGCGCGGCCCTGCTGTACGACGCGCTCGACGACCTGTGGGTTCCCGATCGAGGGGCGTTCGCGGTTCGCGAGCACGACGACGGCACGCTCGACCGGCGGCTCGACTCGGCGACGTTCGCCCTCGCCGACGCCCACCGCGCGTACGCCGCGATCGGCGAGGTGGACGGTGTTCGTCTCGACCGGCTCGTCTCCCACGTCGAGGCGACGATCAACGGGCTGCTCCACGATCCCGACGCGAGCGACGTCGTCGGGTTGGTCCGCTACGAGGGCGACGGCTGGCGACAGCGCGGCCAGGACCACGAGAAGATCTGGACCGTCTCGACGGCGTGGGGGGCGAACGCCGCCGCGGAGGTCGCCGCGCTTCTCGCCGAGGCCGGCGACGCGCGCGCAGCGGAGTTCACCCGGCGCTCGTGCGAACTGCTGGACTTCGTCGGGCCGGACGGCCCGCTTACCGTCTCCGGCGGGTTCCTCCCCGAGCAGTTCTTCGACGACGGGACCCCCGACAGCGCGACCCCGCTGGGGTGGCCTCACGCCATCAGGCTGGCGTCGACGGCGCTGCTGGACGATCTCGGCGCGTTCGCGGACGGCGACGAGGACCCGGTTCCTGCCGACGACTGA
- a CDS encoding PAS domain-containing protein, with amino-acid sequence MLPREDLADLIRFDHDRFRTRVPAVLDDDEYDTERLDRLHEPVPGGDTVVEGDSGSLAAHEGAYVERIRVLDDAPVGITLAGPAYADNPVVYANRTLRDLTGYSLDDLRGENLRLLQGPETEPDPVSELREALSTWNRVTTTLTNYRADGSTFRNRVTLVPVTDRGGTVVNWLGFQAAVEE; translated from the coding sequence ATGCTCCCGCGCGAGGACCTCGCGGACCTGATACGGTTCGACCACGACCGCTTCCGCACCCGCGTTCCCGCGGTCCTGGACGACGACGAGTACGACACCGAGCGCCTCGACCGACTGCACGAGCCCGTTCCCGGCGGCGACACGGTCGTGGAGGGAGACTCCGGCTCGCTCGCGGCCCACGAGGGGGCCTACGTGGAACGGATCCGCGTCCTCGACGACGCGCCGGTGGGTATCACGCTCGCCGGGCCGGCGTACGCGGACAACCCGGTGGTGTACGCCAACCGGACGCTCCGTGATCTGACGGGCTACTCCCTCGACGACCTCCGGGGGGAGAACCTCCGACTGCTACAGGGTCCGGAGACGGAGCCCGACCCGGTGTCGGAGCTCCGCGAAGCGCTGTCGACCTGGAACCGGGTGACCACGACGCTGACGAACTACCGGGCGGACGGGTCGACGTTCCGGAACCGCGTGACGCTCGTCCCCGTCACCGACCGGGGCGGAACCGTCGTGAACTGGCTCGGGTTCCAGGCGGCCGTCGAGGAGTGA